From the Senegalimassilia faecalis genome, one window contains:
- a CDS encoding glutamate-5-semialdehyde dehydrogenase, whose protein sequence is MTASLEQEVRAIAEAAKAAAAPLAQTSADVRNNALAAMAAALRANRVDVLAANAQDMDAARAAGTQESLLDRLMLDEARIEAMAGALEELVALPDPLGRVQEQRTLESGIQLTRVSVPLGVVAVVYEARPNVTADAAGICLKSGNACVLRGGSLAAKSCAAIAHVLHDAAVSAGMPAGCIGSIESTDRAAADVLMSLHGIVDVLVPRGGAGLIRHCVECAKVPVIETGTGNCHVYVHETADFARARNIVVNAKCRRYGVCNACETLLVDEAAALDFLPELLGLLADKGVHIHGDELACKAALAAGADRLPVGPALRIERATESDWGTEYLAPDLAVRCVSGVDQAIAHINRYGTKHSEAIVADEGSAAGAQAIERFVNEVDAAAVYVNASTAFTDGGMFGLGAEIGISTQKLHVRGPFALEGLTSYKYVLRGTGQVRA, encoded by the coding sequence ATGACCGCTTCGCTTGAACAGGAAGTGCGCGCCATCGCCGAGGCGGCGAAGGCTGCGGCGGCGCCGCTTGCGCAAACAAGCGCCGACGTGCGCAACAACGCGCTTGCCGCCATGGCGGCGGCGCTGCGTGCGAACCGCGTCGACGTGCTTGCCGCTAATGCGCAGGACATGGACGCCGCCCGCGCGGCCGGCACGCAGGAAAGTTTGCTTGACCGCTTGATGCTCGATGAGGCGCGCATCGAGGCTATGGCCGGCGCGCTTGAGGAGCTGGTGGCGCTGCCCGATCCGCTGGGGCGCGTGCAGGAACAGCGGACGCTTGAAAGCGGCATCCAGCTGACGCGCGTGAGCGTTCCGCTCGGCGTGGTTGCCGTGGTGTATGAGGCGCGGCCGAACGTCACGGCCGATGCGGCGGGCATCTGCTTGAAATCGGGCAACGCGTGCGTGCTGCGCGGCGGCTCGCTTGCAGCGAAGTCGTGTGCCGCCATCGCGCATGTGCTGCACGACGCGGCGGTGTCGGCAGGCATGCCGGCGGGCTGCATCGGCAGCATCGAGTCCACCGATCGTGCTGCGGCCGACGTGCTCATGAGCCTGCACGGCATTGTCGACGTGCTGGTGCCGCGCGGCGGCGCGGGCCTGATTCGCCACTGCGTCGAGTGCGCAAAAGTTCCGGTCATCGAGACGGGCACGGGCAACTGCCACGTGTACGTGCACGAAACGGCCGATTTCGCCCGCGCGCGCAACATCGTGGTGAACGCGAAGTGCCGACGCTACGGCGTGTGCAACGCGTGCGAGACGCTGCTCGTCGATGAAGCGGCGGCGCTGGATTTCCTTCCTGAGCTGCTCGGCTTGCTTGCCGACAAGGGCGTGCACATCCATGGCGACGAGTTGGCGTGCAAGGCGGCGCTTGCTGCCGGTGCAGACCGGTTACCGGTTGGCCCTGCGTTGCGCATCGAGCGTGCTACCGAGTCCGATTGGGGAACGGAATACCTGGCCCCTGATCTGGCGGTTCGCTGTGTTTCCGGTGTTGACCAGGCTATTGCGCACATCAACCGTTACGGCACGAAGCATTCCGAGGCCATCGTGGCGGACGAGGGCAGCGCTGCAGGTGCGCAGGCCATCGAGCGCTTCGTGAACGAAGTGGACGCTGCGGCGGTGTACGTGAACGCTTCCACGGCATTTACCGATGGCGGCATGTTCGGTCTTGGCGCCGAAATCGGCATCTCCACTCAGAAGCTGCACGTGCGCGGGCCGTTTGCGCTTGAAGGTCTTACTTCGTACAAGTACGTGCTGCGCGGAACGGGGCAAGTTCGTGCCTAG
- the nadD gene encoding nicotinate-nucleotide adenylyltransferase, translating into MPRVNAGQVCASEVGGVVSAADEAGFSSRLVVSHRFDNLGADGAPARLGIMGGTFDPVHIGHLACAEQAREAFGLDAVVFIPAGMPAFKLKRHVTSAEQRLRMCQLAVESNPAFDVSRIEIDRPGVTYTADTLRQLRAHYPKNVSLYFITGADAVCSILKWRESAAIADLADLIAVTRPGYVFTEEQRATIEQAGNFRIHLLETTGLAVSSSDLRARVAAGKSIRYLTMQRVLDYIHEHRLYVSGAHDKEAVQR; encoded by the coding sequence GTGCCTAGGGTAAACGCGGGTCAGGTATGCGCTTCCGAAGTGGGCGGCGTGGTGTCTGCTGCGGATGAGGCTGGCTTCTCCAGCAGGCTGGTGGTGAGCCATCGTTTCGACAACCTGGGCGCTGACGGCGCGCCGGCGCGCCTGGGCATCATGGGCGGTACGTTCGACCCCGTGCACATCGGGCATCTGGCCTGCGCCGAGCAGGCGCGCGAGGCATTCGGCCTTGACGCGGTGGTGTTCATCCCGGCGGGCATGCCGGCGTTCAAGCTGAAGCGCCACGTCACCAGCGCCGAGCAGCGCTTGCGCATGTGCCAGCTGGCCGTTGAGTCAAACCCCGCGTTCGATGTCAGCCGCATCGAGATCGACCGACCGGGCGTCACGTACACGGCTGACACGCTGCGGCAGCTGCGCGCGCACTACCCAAAAAACGTTTCGCTGTACTTCATCACGGGCGCCGATGCGGTGTGCTCCATCCTGAAGTGGCGGGAAAGCGCGGCCATCGCCGACCTGGCGGACCTCATTGCGGTGACGCGGCCGGGTTATGTGTTTACCGAGGAGCAACGCGCCACTATCGAGCAGGCGGGCAATTTCCGCATTCACCTGCTTGAAACCACGGGCTTGGCCGTTTCATCGAGCGATTTGCGCGCCCGTGTGGCGGCCGGCAAGTCTATTCGCTATTTGACGATGCAGCGGGTGCTCGACTATATTCACGAACATCGATTGTATGTTTCGGGTGCTCATGATAAGGAAGCGGTGCAGCGGTGA
- the yqeK gene encoding bis(5'-nucleosyl)-tetraphosphatase (symmetrical) YqeK, producing the protein MSKEGDRGLTVKDAHVDVLSDAFFQARRAELAQRVKPKRFEHSLGVSEMAGRMARIYGADEGLARLAGLLHDWDKGYDDEGIRRRVAELGLAEQLASYMDMPHLLHGPTAAAALKRDFPQLPDALLRSIRLHTTGAVHMTDLDMIVYTADAIEPSRDYPGIEALRQLVGVVDLQELYLSTFQHVLENLVQRRKRIHPDTVTVWNSYVACDKKRRAQQHTKGNK; encoded by the coding sequence GTGAGCAAGGAAGGTGACCGGGGTTTGACGGTTAAAGATGCGCACGTCGACGTGCTAAGCGATGCGTTTTTCCAGGCACGGCGCGCCGAGTTGGCGCAGCGCGTGAAGCCGAAGCGCTTCGAGCATTCGCTGGGCGTGTCGGAGATGGCCGGGCGCATGGCGCGCATCTATGGCGCGGACGAGGGCCTGGCGCGCTTGGCGGGTTTGCTGCACGACTGGGACAAGGGCTACGATGACGAGGGCATTCGCCGTCGCGTGGCCGAACTTGGCCTAGCGGAGCAGCTTGCAAGCTATATGGACATGCCGCACCTGCTGCACGGGCCTACGGCGGCGGCAGCGCTCAAGCGCGACTTCCCGCAGCTTCCTGATGCGCTGCTTCGGTCCATCCGGCTGCACACCACCGGCGCCGTGCACATGACCGACCTCGACATGATCGTGTACACGGCCGACGCTATCGAGCCGTCGCGCGATTATCCGGGCATCGAAGCGCTGCGCCAGCTTGTTGGCGTGGTCGATTTGCAGGAGCTGTACCTCAGCACGTTCCAGCATGTGCTTGAGAACCTGGTCCAGCGCCGCAAGCGCATTCATCCCGATACGGTAACTGTTTGGAACAGCTATGTGGCCTGCGATAAGAAGCGCCGGGCCCAGCAACACACGAAAGGTAACAAGTGA